The following coding sequences lie in one Silvanigrella aquatica genomic window:
- the trmD gene encoding tRNA (guanosine(37)-N1)-methyltransferase TrmD, which yields MNSHLRFTALTLFPEMFNTIKSEGVIARALKNNIIQLDTVFLREFADNPRKNVDNHPIGGGDGMVLRPDIAEKALQSVLQENSFVVNLSPAGKVFQSTHAKELAQKKHIILLCGRYAGFDHRFTQKYAHMHISIGDFVLSGGELPAMCLIDSVSRFVPGVLGNTESSAQDSFEDGLLEAPPYTHPEIFNNMKVPEILFSGDHKKIASHKRKEQLKITAKNRPDLIYLIWDQLSRQEKTLIEKIWKNG from the coding sequence GTGAACTCTCATCTCCGTTTTACGGCTTTAACTCTCTTCCCCGAAATGTTTAACACCATCAAAAGCGAAGGTGTCATTGCCCGCGCTCTAAAAAATAATATCATTCAACTTGATACGGTATTTCTTAGAGAATTCGCCGATAACCCTCGCAAAAATGTGGACAATCATCCTATTGGTGGCGGTGATGGCATGGTGTTACGCCCCGATATCGCCGAAAAAGCATTGCAATCTGTTCTTCAAGAAAACAGCTTTGTGGTGAATTTATCCCCCGCTGGAAAAGTCTTTCAATCTACTCATGCGAAAGAACTAGCACAAAAAAAACATATTATTTTGTTATGCGGTCGCTATGCGGGATTTGATCACCGCTTCACCCAAAAATATGCTCACATGCATATCAGCATTGGGGATTTTGTACTTTCAGGAGGCGAACTTCCTGCAATGTGCCTTATAGACAGCGTTTCGCGCTTTGTCCCCGGAGTCTTAGGTAACACTGAAAGCTCAGCTCAAGATAGTTTTGAAGATGGACTCTTGGAAGCCCCACCTTACACACACCCTGAAATTTTCAATAATATGAAAGTGCCTGAAATTCTTTTTTCTGGAGATCATAAAAAAATTGCCAGCCATAAAAGAAAAGAACAACTTAAAATAACAGCTAAAAATCGCCCCGATCTCATTTATTTGATATGGGATCAACTTAGCCGCCAAGAGAAAACTCTCATCGAAAAAATTTGGAAAAATGGATAA
- a CDS encoding NUDIX domain-containing protein has product MLSPYIKLNDNCVLCAKLRNAQNDPDFLFDGGHNVLVFKSPFAEKWPGALMPIFKRHIYEHSDIRNSDLPDTLHTLVCLEKAIRKVTDCKRINLVKFANVAHHLHWHIIPRYPNENYSKKCSWELNDYSKKQLYSWVEGSFFEPNNPIYQNIVQESLFEIKNRGSSYFGCALFLRPSDEKLRKEYFQLNIDIILKMARENPKDWECLLMKRNYFDYAWDFIGGNCEINEFPEQAMIREVSEEVGWKILKYKEVTRQWRMGSIKGIVYFAIPEEPQFMENDPPRIHCEEVNTVKYFNLVEILNDLSLPDSVRGRISAFLNEKSDFTSADG; this is encoded by the coding sequence ATGCTCTCACCCTATATAAAACTTAATGATAACTGTGTCTTATGTGCGAAGCTGAGGAACGCTCAAAACGATCCCGACTTCCTTTTTGATGGAGGGCACAATGTTCTTGTTTTTAAAAGCCCTTTTGCAGAGAAGTGGCCCGGTGCTTTAATGCCCATTTTTAAACGGCATATTTATGAACACTCGGACATTAGAAATTCAGACTTGCCCGATACGTTGCACACTTTAGTCTGTCTGGAAAAAGCAATACGTAAAGTAACGGATTGTAAAAGAATAAATTTGGTAAAATTTGCTAACGTAGCGCATCACTTGCACTGGCATATTATCCCAAGGTATCCTAACGAAAATTATTCAAAAAAATGTTCTTGGGAATTAAATGATTATTCTAAAAAACAACTTTACAGTTGGGTTGAGGGAAGTTTTTTTGAGCCTAATAATCCTATTTATCAAAATATTGTTCAAGAATCACTGTTTGAAATTAAAAACAGAGGATCATCTTATTTTGGTTGCGCTTTATTTTTAAGACCCAGCGATGAAAAATTAAGAAAGGAATACTTTCAACTAAATATTGATATTATTTTAAAAATGGCAAGAGAAAACCCAAAAGATTGGGAATGTCTTTTAATGAAAAGAAATTATTTTGATTATGCTTGGGATTTCATTGGTGGAAATTGTGAAATTAATGAATTTCCAGAGCAGGCTATGATCCGAGAAGTATCGGAAGAAGTTGGTTGGAAAATTTTAAAATACAAAGAAGTAACAAGGCAGTGGCGCATGGGCTCTATAAAAGGAATTGTTTACTTTGCTATCCCTGAAGAACCCCAATTTATGGAGAATGATCCTCCACGCATTCATTGTGAAGAAGTAAATACTGTAAAATATTTTAATTTGGTTGAAATATTAAACGATTTATCTTTGCCAGATAGTGTTCGGGGGCGTATCTCTGCATTTTTAAATGAAAAAAGTGATTTTACAAGTGCTGATGGTTAA
- the rimM gene encoding ribosome maturation factor RimM (Essential for efficient processing of 16S rRNA), translating into MTKKFDRDEEKKLRNCGYIQFAQVGRPHGLKGAFFLKTEDKRTEWDGYKSLLIETPEGFIEKKVLKTYLSGNALAIVLDGFENRNHIEPLYNNKIYVHKDQIPLNEDEYLVGNLVGYKVYSEDKGFIGTIQGVSSYGAQDNLEISVPNSNKIFLFPFIDFFIKQINENEERIDIIYVPEFFEDDSK; encoded by the coding sequence ATGACTAAAAAATTTGATCGAGATGAAGAAAAAAAGCTGCGAAACTGTGGCTATATACAGTTTGCCCAAGTTGGTCGCCCTCACGGTTTGAAGGGCGCATTTTTTTTGAAGACAGAAGACAAAAGAACAGAATGGGATGGCTACAAGAGTCTCCTTATTGAAACCCCCGAAGGTTTTATTGAAAAAAAAGTTCTCAAAACCTACTTAAGTGGCAATGCCTTGGCAATTGTTTTAGATGGCTTTGAGAACCGCAATCATATTGAACCCTTATACAACAATAAAATTTATGTTCACAAAGATCAAATCCCACTTAATGAAGATGAATATTTGGTGGGAAATCTCGTAGGATATAAAGTTTATTCTGAGGACAAAGGTTTTATTGGTACCATTCAGGGTGTCAGTTCTTATGGCGCTCAAGATAATTTAGAAATTTCTGTTCCTAATTCTAACAAGATATTTTTATTTCCTTTTATTGATTTTTTCATAAAACAGATAAATGAAAATGAAGAGCGCATTGATATTATTTATGTTCCTGAGTTCTTTGAGGATGATAGCAAGTGA
- a CDS encoding cytochrome ubiquinol oxidase subunit I encodes MEEIFTALMLARLQFALTIMFHYLFPPLSIGLGLILVITEGVYLKTKNPLYEKITKFWVKIFAANFAMGVASGIVMEFQFGTNWATYSRFVGDIFGSALAAEGIFAFFLESGFLAILVFGWDRVSPKMHFFSTLMVCLGSMFSAVWIIIANAWMQTPAGYHIVGEGMHAKAVIDDFWVMVFNPSSMRMLFHAIIGCWLMGAFFIMSISAWYVLKKKHLDVAKKSFVIGLILAFISSLAAAGSGHFLAEKVAETQPAKLAAMEGHYITGTEGAPLYLFGIPNSERQTVEYGIKIPGGLSFLLYGDFKKTIAGLDQFKPEDRPPVGITFQMYHLMISLGTYMLLLTSISLILLKRNKLFESKFMMKIYCISVLAPVLANQAGWIATETGRQPWIVYGLMRTPDGLSKSVKANEILTSIIMFTLIYILLFLVWIFVIHNKVKHGPDESLHEK; translated from the coding sequence ATGGAAGAAATTTTTACCGCTTTAATGTTAGCTCGGCTACAATTTGCATTAACTATAATGTTTCATTATCTTTTTCCACCCTTGTCTATTGGTTTAGGACTTATACTAGTCATAACAGAAGGAGTTTATTTAAAAACGAAAAATCCTCTTTACGAAAAGATAACGAAATTTTGGGTTAAAATATTTGCGGCAAACTTTGCTATGGGCGTTGCTTCGGGCATTGTGATGGAGTTTCAATTTGGTACAAATTGGGCGACTTATTCCCGATTTGTCGGGGATATTTTTGGATCTGCTTTAGCTGCAGAAGGCATTTTCGCTTTTTTTCTGGAATCGGGTTTTCTTGCCATTCTTGTGTTTGGTTGGGATCGCGTTTCACCAAAAATGCATTTTTTTTCAACCTTAATGGTTTGTTTGGGTTCTATGTTTTCTGCCGTTTGGATCATTATTGCCAACGCCTGGATGCAAACCCCAGCAGGTTATCACATTGTGGGCGAAGGAATGCATGCAAAAGCTGTTATCGATGATTTTTGGGTGATGGTCTTTAATCCATCCAGTATGCGTATGCTTTTTCATGCCATAATTGGCTGTTGGTTGATGGGTGCTTTTTTTATCATGAGCATCAGTGCTTGGTATGTTTTAAAGAAAAAGCATTTAGATGTGGCCAAAAAATCTTTTGTGATCGGACTTATTCTTGCTTTTATTTCCTCATTGGCGGCAGCAGGTTCTGGGCATTTTCTAGCAGAAAAAGTTGCAGAAACGCAGCCAGCAAAATTAGCTGCTATGGAAGGTCATTACATAACGGGAACAGAAGGAGCTCCTCTTTATTTGTTTGGAATTCCAAATTCAGAAAGACAAACGGTAGAATATGGAATTAAAATTCCGGGTGGATTGAGTTTTTTATTGTATGGTGATTTTAAAAAAACAATTGCAGGTCTAGATCAATTTAAACCTGAGGATCGTCCTCCTGTTGGTATTACATTTCAAATGTACCATTTGATGATATCATTAGGAACATACATGCTCTTATTAACTTCAATTTCGTTAATACTTTTAAAAAGAAATAAACTATTTGAATCAAAATTCATGATGAAAATTTATTGTATTTCTGTGTTAGCTCCTGTGCTAGCAAATCAAGCGGGTTGGATAGCGACAGAAACAGGAAGACAACCTTGGATTGTTTATGGTTTGATGAGAACTCCGGATGGTCTTTCAAAATCTGTAAAAGCAAATGAAATTCTCACATCAATTATAATGTTTACCTTAATTTATATATTACTTTTTCTTGTTTGGATATTTGTTATTCATAATAAAGTTAAACATGGTCCAGATGAATCTCTTCATGAAAAATGA